From Quercus lobata isolate SW786 chromosome 1, ValleyOak3.0 Primary Assembly, whole genome shotgun sequence, one genomic window encodes:
- the LOC115991807 gene encoding cilia- and flagella-associated protein 251-like, whose product MEDPSEEWETEEYSCEGNGGKMSWLLNNGLGLGKKVLITGIVVSSTPLVIPPLLAISAIGFVFSIPSGLLLASYACSERLMTKLLPGPALPSHLLDFGLASDDEEVEEEGEGCEGDIGMEKEEEEQMKETKRGVEMRIELVLREGKVTKGNNFGVKKDEQGLIEDVDDILEENSYEEDGGECLDEEEETPLEKMIKAKHLGPREDEKEEPVIEENDEQPVDGAEKGLVVVIEDVGDCLGEKEETPLEEMIEVKPLGLREDEKEEPVIEEKRNEQPVDEGTKGVLVVIEEYEESGNSIKGLETPFEVATVVVLEEIGSNERVNDIEAVEEDKQYEEERQGGTEEGEQKIVKNAEVMQIPNEDKNVHSMVEMDGSLEELREEEVQKVGEKMLETRYMEIIDAVPKEAQAIEKKGEGKTVVNNEQAEKPIVEISETINVLIGPKGMTLVEEMREEEDVNYIKEADVSMGDGNVEHKFVLDKGATLQGGGVEDNYLAGDANQDLQLNNEKEIVISSNADVREIADESGLDLLDEKNEAGKQYAYVVHGTPKESLSYTGSEDIKSLEHQDPAAVDESSHKGISLEKDITVPSNEVRA is encoded by the exons ATGGAAGACCCAAGTGAGGAGTGGGAGACTGAAGAATATTCATGTGAAGGTAATGGAGGCAAGATGAGTTGGTTGTTGAACAATGGTCTGGGACTGGGAAAGAAGGTTTTGATAACTGGTATTGTAGTTTCATCCACACCATTGGTTATTCCTCCACTTTTGGCTATTTCAGCAATTGGGTTTGTTTTTTCAATCCCTTCTGGCCTCCTCTTGGCAAGCTATGCTTGCTCTGAGAGACTCATGACAAAGTTGCTCCCAGGACCTGCACTACCTTCTCATCTGCTAGATTTTGGACTAGCatctgatgatgaagaagtAGAAGAGGAAGGTGAGGGCTGTGAAGGAGATATTGGTAtggaaaaagaggaagaagaacaaATGAAGGAAACAAAGAGAGGGGTTGAGATGAGAATTGAATTAGTACTGAGAGAAGGAAAAGTCACCAAAGGGAATAATTTTGGTGTAAAGAAGGATGAGCAAGGACTTATAGAAGATGTAGATGATATTTTAGAGGAAAATAGTTATGAGGAAGATGGTGGTGAATGTTTGGATGAAGAGGAGGAAACCCCATTGGAAAAGATGATTAAGGCCAAACATTTAGGACCGAGAGAAGATGAAAAGGAAGAACCTGTGATAGAAGAGAATGATGAACAGCCAGTTGATGGGGCTGAAAAAGGGCTTGTGGTTGTAATTGAAGATGTTGGTGACTGTTTGGGAGAAAAGGAGGAAACCCCATTGGAAGAGATGATTGAGGTCAAACCTTTAGGACTGAGAGAAGATGAAAAGGAAGAGCCTGTAATAGAAGAGAAGAGGAACGAACAGCCAGTGGATGAGGGTACCAAAGGAGTTTTGGTTGTAATTGAGGAATATGAGGAAAGTGGAAACAGTATTAAAGGATTGGAGACACCATTTGAGGTGGCAACTGTTGTAGTTTTAGAAGAAATTGGTAGTAATGAAAGAGTAAATGATATTGAAGCTGTGGAAGAGGACAAACAGTATGAAGAGGAAAGGCAAGGAGGTACAGAGGAGGGAGAacagaaaattgttaaaaatgcTGAAGTGATGCAAATACCAAATGAAGATAAGAATGTTCATAGCATGGTGGAGATGGATGGCAGCTTGGAAGAATTGAGAGAGGAGGAAGTTCAAAAAGTTGGAGAGAAGATGCTTGAAACAAGATACATGGAAATTATAGATGCTGTCCCCAAAGAGGCGCAAGCAATTGAAAAGAAGGGAGAAGGAAAAACTGTAGTTAATAATGAACAAGCAGAAAAGCCAATAGTGGAAATTAGTGAAACAATAAATGTGCTTATTGGCCCAAAGGGGATGACTCTAGTGgaagaaatgagagaagagGAGGATGTTAATTACATTAAAGAAGCAGATGTATCAATGGGAGATGGAAATGTGGAGCATAAATTTGTGTTAGACAAGGGAGCTACATTGCAAGGAGGAGGAGTAGAGGATAATTATCTTGCTGGTGATGCGAATCAGGATTTGCAATTGAACAATGAAAAGGAAATTGTGATTTCCTCAAATGCAGATGTAAGAGAGATTGCTGATGAAAGTGGACTTGATTTGttagatgaaaaaaatgaagctGGTAAGCAGTATGCTTATGTAGTTCATGGGACGCCCAAAG AATCTTTAAGTTACACTGGCAGTGAAGATATAAAATCTTTGGAGCATCAAGATCCAGCTGCAGTGGATGAGTCTAGTCATAAAGGAATTTCGTTGGAGAAAGACATCACTGTTCCTTCTAATGAGGTCAGGGcctaa